In a genomic window of Pseudomonas oryzihabitans:
- a CDS encoding sugar kinase has product MAEFDILAFGETMAMFVAETPGDLASVGQFGKRIAGADNNVAIGLSRLGFKVAWLSRVGNDSFGRFVRATLEAEGLDCTRLKVDPRHPTGFQLKSRVADGSDPVVEYFRRGSAASHLNIEEDFDTGLLRARHLHATGIPPALSPSVRAFSRHLLEAMRGAGRSISFDPNLRPSLWDSEDQMRRELNELAGLADWVLPGLAEGRLLTGYDSPADIAAFYLDRGAQAVAIKLGPQGGYWRTATAEGEVPGVTVAEVVDTVGAGDGFATGFVSAMLDGLDVAAAVARGNWIGARAVQVVGDMEGLPRRHELP; this is encoded by the coding sequence ATGGCTGAATTCGACATCCTCGCCTTTGGCGAAACCATGGCCATGTTCGTGGCCGAAACCCCCGGTGATCTCGCCAGCGTCGGCCAGTTCGGCAAGCGCATCGCCGGTGCCGACAACAATGTGGCGATCGGCCTCTCCCGCCTGGGTTTCAAGGTCGCCTGGCTGTCGCGGGTCGGCAACGACTCCTTCGGTCGCTTCGTGCGCGCCACTCTCGAAGCCGAGGGCCTGGACTGCACGCGGCTGAAGGTCGACCCCCGGCACCCCACCGGCTTCCAGCTCAAGTCGCGGGTCGCCGACGGCAGCGATCCGGTGGTCGAATACTTCCGCCGGGGTTCGGCGGCCAGCCATCTCAATATCGAAGAGGATTTCGATACCGGCCTGCTCAGGGCGCGCCATCTGCACGCCACCGGCATTCCGCCGGCGCTGTCGCCCAGCGTCAGGGCCTTCAGCCGCCATCTGCTGGAAGCCATGCGCGGCGCCGGGCGCAGTATCTCCTTCGATCCCAATCTGCGCCCCTCGCTGTGGGACAGCGAAGACCAGATGCGCCGCGAACTCAATGAACTCGCCGGCCTGGCCGACTGGGTCCTCCCCGGCCTGGCCGAAGGGCGGCTACTGACCGGCTACGACAGCCCGGCGGACATCGCCGCCTTCTACCTCGACCGCGGTGCCCAGGCGGTAGCCATCAAGCTCGGTCCGCAAGGCGGCTACTGGCGCACCGCCACGGCGGAAGGCGAGGTACCCGGTGTCACCGTGGCCGAGGTGGTCGATACCGTCGGCGCCGGCGATGGCTTCGCCACCGGTTTCGTCAGCGCCATGCTCGATGGCCTGGACGTGGCCGCCGCCGTCGCCCGCGGCAACTGGATCGGTGCCCGCGCCGTGCAGGTGGTCGGCGACATGGAGGGCCTGCCCCGCCGCCACGAACTCCCGTGA
- the recX gene encoding recombination regulator RecX → MDTTAAIRLAAMDLLARREHGREELSRKLRRRGAEESLLGPVLDRLAEDGLLDESRYLDSYIASRARAGYGPLRIREELGQRGLKRDQIEAALRESEVDWQAQLEEVWRKKFGTPPADAKERAKQGRFLAYRGYAMDGISRVLSRR, encoded by the coding sequence ATGGATACCACCGCCGCCATCCGCCTGGCCGCCATGGACCTGCTGGCGCGACGCGAGCACGGGCGTGAGGAGTTGTCGCGTAAGCTGCGTCGGCGCGGCGCCGAGGAGAGCCTGCTCGGCCCGGTGCTGGATCGCCTGGCCGAAGATGGCCTGCTCGATGAAAGCCGCTACCTGGACAGCTACATCGCCAGCCGGGCCCGAGCCGGCTATGGCCCCCTGCGTATCCGCGAGGAGTTGGGCCAGCGCGGCCTGAAGCGCGACCAGATAGAGGCCGCCTTGCGTGAGTCCGAGGTGGACTGGCAGGCGCAACTGGAAGAGGTCTGGCGCAAGAAGTTCGGTACACCACCAGCCGACGCCAAGGAGCGCGCCAAGCAGGGCCGCTTCCTGGCCTATCGCGGTTACGCCATGGATGGGATCAGTCGGGTGTTGAGCCGACGCTAG
- a CDS encoding TIGR00730 family Rossman fold protein: protein MSEDSDDSYLARHVEPSAADLGQRIDELLQHALPGGSPNLALYREMLETVVRMAQTNPARWDAKIMLQTLKELEQAFRSLERFRRRRKVTVFGSARTRIDHALYGLARELGAALARRDMMVITGGGAGIMGAAHEGAGPEASLGFNITLPFEQRANPTIEGTDHLLSFHFFYVRKLFFLKEADALVLCPGGFGTLDETFEVLTLIQTGKSPLVPLVLLDTPEGHFWDDTLAYLQRNLLEEGYILPADLKLVRLVRSAEAAAAEIEHFYGNYHSTRWRDQRFYVRLKHPLTPACLGRLATDFGDLCRTPGFTQLQPGEGTADEAEFAHLTRLTFDFHGRHYGRLRELVDELNRPEHWAA, encoded by the coding sequence ATGTCCGAGGACAGCGACGACAGCTATCTGGCCCGTCACGTGGAGCCCAGCGCCGCCGATCTCGGTCAGCGGATCGATGAACTGCTGCAGCACGCCCTGCCCGGTGGCAGCCCGAACCTCGCGCTCTACCGCGAGATGCTGGAGACGGTGGTGCGCATGGCGCAGACCAATCCGGCGCGCTGGGATGCCAAGATTATGCTGCAGACGCTCAAGGAGCTGGAGCAGGCCTTCCGCAGCCTGGAGCGTTTCCGGCGGCGGCGCAAGGTCACGGTGTTCGGCTCGGCGCGGACCCGGATCGACCATGCCCTCTATGGGCTCGCCCGCGAACTGGGCGCTGCCCTGGCGCGACGCGACATGATGGTGATCACCGGTGGCGGCGCCGGCATCATGGGTGCGGCCCACGAGGGCGCCGGCCCCGAGGCCAGCCTGGGCTTCAACATCACCCTGCCCTTCGAGCAGCGGGCGAACCCGACCATCGAAGGCACGGATCACCTGCTGTCCTTCCACTTCTTCTATGTACGCAAGCTGTTCTTTCTCAAGGAAGCGGACGCCCTGGTGCTCTGCCCGGGCGGCTTCGGCACCCTGGACGAGACCTTCGAGGTGCTCACCCTGATCCAGACCGGCAAGAGCCCGCTGGTGCCGCTGGTCCTGCTGGATACCCCCGAAGGCCATTTCTGGGACGACACCCTCGCCTACCTGCAGCGCAATCTGCTGGAGGAAGGCTACATCCTGCCGGCCGATCTCAAGCTGGTGCGCCTGGTCCGCTCGGCCGAAGCGGCAGCAGCCGAGATCGAACACTTCTATGGCAACTACCACTCCACCCGCTGGCGCGATCAACGTTTCTACGTCCGCCTCAAGCACCCGCTGACGCCCGCCTGCCTGGGGCGCCTGGCCACCGACTTCGGCGACCTCTGCCGAACTCCCGGCTTCACTCAGCTGCAGCCGGGGGAAGGCACCGCCGACGAAGCGGAATTCGCGCATCTGACCCGACTCACCTTCGACTTCCACGGCCGCCATTATGGTCGGCTACGCGAGCTGGTGGACGAGCTCAATCGACCGGAACACTGGGCTGCCTGA
- the erdR gene encoding response regulator transcription factor ErdR — MAAAYQILIADDHPLFRSALQQALTLGLGAQARLTEVADIAELQACLADRTDWDLVLLDLNMPGAYGFSGLVLLRGQYPQVPVVMISAQEEPAVVQRAREFGASGFIPKSSDLSTLQQAVNQVLDGDTWWPPQVEGAAALSEEAKAASAGLASLTPQQFRVLTMLCEGLLNKQIAFELNVSEATVKAHATAIFRKLGVRTRTQAALLLQQLESTSN, encoded by the coding sequence ATGGCGGCTGCCTATCAGATCCTGATCGCGGACGATCATCCGCTGTTCCGTAGCGCACTGCAGCAGGCGCTCACCCTTGGCCTGGGCGCTCAGGCGCGGCTCACCGAAGTGGCCGACATCGCCGAACTCCAGGCCTGCCTGGCCGACCGTACCGACTGGGATCTGGTCCTGCTCGACCTGAACATGCCCGGTGCCTACGGCTTCTCCGGCCTGGTGCTGTTGCGCGGGCAGTATCCGCAGGTGCCGGTGGTGATGATCTCGGCCCAGGAAGAACCCGCCGTGGTGCAGCGCGCCCGGGAGTTCGGCGCCAGTGGCTTCATTCCCAAGTCCAGCGATCTGAGCACCCTGCAGCAGGCGGTGAATCAGGTGCTGGATGGCGATACCTGGTGGCCACCGCAGGTCGAGGGCGCTGCCGCCCTCAGCGAAGAGGCCAAGGCCGCCAGCGCCGGCCTCGCCAGCCTGACACCCCAGCAATTCCGGGTACTCACCATGCTGTGCGAGGGGCTGCTGAACAAACAGATCGCCTTCGAGCTGAACGTCTCCGAAGCCACGGTGAAGGCCCATGCCACGGCCATCTTCCGTAAGCTGGGCGTCCGCACCCGGACCCAGGCGGCGTTGTTGTTGCAGCAATTGGAGAGCACCTCCAACTAG
- a CDS encoding sugar phosphate isomerase/epimerase family protein, with protein MPPEIAITTSAFGADAVRSQGQAAWLDLIAAAGATHVEIRAELFNADPDLAALRDAIAAADLGCVYSVPLELWPEAGAGLSPRLPQALADARQLGADTLKVSLGHYRPATDLRALAEWLDDSGPQLLVENDQTAQGGRVEPLRAFIQAARAAGLPVGLTFDIGNWRWQDEDPLQAARLLGPDVRYLHCKAVRRRAGGLHAVPPEAADLLAWQGLLAHFPVGLRRAIEFPLLGTDLLAETRRQVAALRTLDAPAYEERRHG; from the coding sequence ATGCCACCGGAGATCGCCATCACCACCTCGGCCTTTGGTGCCGACGCGGTGCGTAGCCAAGGCCAGGCCGCCTGGCTCGACCTCATTGCCGCAGCGGGCGCCACCCATGTGGAGATCCGTGCGGAGCTGTTCAACGCCGATCCCGATCTGGCGGCCCTGCGCGACGCCATCGCGGCGGCGGACCTCGGCTGCGTCTATTCGGTGCCGCTGGAACTCTGGCCCGAAGCGGGCGCCGGCCTGTCGCCGCGCCTGCCCCAGGCCCTCGCCGACGCCCGCCAACTGGGCGCCGACACCCTCAAGGTCTCGCTCGGCCACTATCGCCCTGCCACCGATCTGCGCGCCCTGGCCGAGTGGCTGGACGACAGCGGCCCGCAACTATTGGTGGAAAACGACCAGACCGCCCAGGGTGGCCGGGTCGAGCCGCTGCGCGCCTTCATTCAGGCAGCCCGCGCGGCCGGATTGCCGGTGGGGCTGACCTTCGACATCGGCAACTGGCGCTGGCAGGACGAGGACCCGCTGCAGGCCGCCCGCCTGCTCGGCCCGGATGTCCGTTACCTGCATTGCAAGGCGGTGCGCCGGCGGGCGGGCGGGCTACACGCCGTGCCGCCGGAGGCCGCCGACCTGCTGGCCTGGCAGGGTCTATTGGCGCACTTCCCCGTGGGCCTGCGGCGCGCCATCGAGTTTCCCCTGCTGGGCACCGATCTGCTGGCCGAGACCCGTCGCCAGGTGGCTGCCCTGCGTACCCTGGACGCACCTGCCTACGAGGAGCGCCGCCATGGCTGA
- a CDS encoding quorum-sensing-regulated virulence factor family protein: MPRFALLVLMLALPFTVQAAESLKEHELNQMLRKVAAESSQGTPRAINEDILDRGYTVEGKQLIDHLSVRPAHAARMRENPATVRVQLAESVCQSNGYRQLLARGATLVYDFTEYQTNKPIMVERFQAADCGLGQ; encoded by the coding sequence ATGCCTCGTTTTGCTTTGCTCGTCCTGATGCTCGCCCTGCCCTTCACCGTCCAGGCGGCCGAGTCGCTCAAGGAACATGAGCTCAACCAGATGCTGCGCAAGGTGGCCGCCGAGAGTAGCCAGGGCACGCCCCGCGCCATCAACGAAGACATCCTCGACCGCGGCTACACCGTGGAGGGCAAGCAGTTGATCGACCACCTGAGCGTTCGTCCGGCCCACGCCGCGCGCATGCGCGAGAATCCGGCCACGGTGCGGGTGCAGCTCGCCGAGAGCGTCTGCCAGAGCAACGGCTATCGCCAACTCCTGGCCCGCGGCGCCACCCTGGTCTATGACTTCACCGAATACCAGACCAACAAGCCCATCATGGTCGAGCGCTTCCAGGCGGCCGACTGCGGCCTGGGCCAGTAA
- a CDS encoding CinA family protein: MDAIDSLATRLGEALQAAGAQVTTAESCTGGGIAEAITRIAGSSAWFEAGFVTYSNRQKTLQLDVPAVLFDQVGAVSEEVVVAMARGAQRRANARFAVAVSGIAGPGGAVPGKPVGTVWLAWLDGENLRTERQVFAGDRAAVRHQTQVRALQGVLAFLDEEKAAQV; this comes from the coding sequence ATGGACGCCATCGATAGTCTCGCCACACGCCTGGGGGAAGCCCTGCAGGCGGCCGGTGCCCAGGTTACCACCGCCGAATCCTGTACCGGGGGCGGTATCGCCGAGGCGATCACCCGTATCGCGGGTAGCTCGGCCTGGTTCGAGGCCGGTTTCGTCACCTATTCCAATCGGCAGAAGACGCTGCAGCTCGACGTCCCCGCCGTCCTGTTCGATCAGGTCGGGGCGGTCAGCGAAGAGGTGGTGGTCGCCATGGCGCGCGGTGCCCAGCGCCGTGCCAATGCCCGCTTCGCGGTGGCGGTGAGCGGCATCGCCGGACCGGGTGGCGCGGTGCCTGGCAAGCCGGTAGGCACCGTCTGGCTTGCCTGGTTGGATGGCGAAAACCTGCGTACCGAACGGCAGGTTTTCGCCGGTGATCGGGCCGCCGTACGCCACCAGACCCAGGTCCGCGCCCTGCAGGGTGTTCTGGCGTTTCTGGACGAGGAAAAAGCCGCCCAGGTGTAG
- a CDS encoding MFS transporter produces MNASPLAPRRWWYLMPVVFITYSLAYLDRANYGFAAASGMADDLGITPAMSSLLGALFFLGYFFFQVPGAIYAEKRSVKRLIFWSLIGWGGLATLTGLVPNVTLLIAIRFLLGVVEAAVMPAMLVYLCHWFTKRERSRANTFLILGNPVTILWMSVVSGYLIHALDWRWMFIIEGLPAVIWAFIWWRVAAERPKDAKWLDQAEKARLEAALKAEQQGMKPVKNYAEAFRSPKVILLSLQYFCWSIGVYGFVIWLPSILRQGAHLDIVQAGWLSALPYLAAVLAMVGVSWASDRLQNRKLFVWPPLLIAALAFLGSFALGGQHFWWSYALLVVAGACMYAPYGPFFAIVPEILPGNVAGGAMALINSMGALGSFAGSYLVGYLNGVTGGPGASFGFMGGALLVAVVLTLLLRQGPAPVAASLKAAPSH; encoded by the coding sequence ATGAACGCTTCCCCTCTCGCTCCACGCCGCTGGTGGTATCTGATGCCGGTGGTCTTCATCACCTACAGCCTGGCCTACCTCGACCGGGCCAACTACGGTTTCGCCGCCGCCTCGGGCATGGCCGACGACCTGGGCATCACCCCGGCCATGTCGTCGCTGCTGGGCGCGCTGTTCTTTCTCGGCTATTTCTTTTTCCAGGTGCCTGGCGCCATCTATGCCGAGAAGCGCAGCGTCAAGCGGCTGATTTTCTGGAGCCTGATCGGCTGGGGCGGACTCGCCACCCTGACCGGCCTGGTGCCGAACGTCACCTTGCTCATCGCCATTCGCTTCCTGCTGGGCGTGGTCGAGGCGGCGGTGATGCCGGCGATGCTGGTCTATCTCTGCCACTGGTTCACCAAGCGGGAGCGCTCGCGGGCCAACACCTTCCTGATCCTCGGCAATCCGGTGACCATCCTCTGGATGTCGGTGGTCTCGGGCTATCTGATCCATGCCTTGGACTGGCGCTGGATGTTCATCATCGAAGGCCTGCCGGCGGTGATCTGGGCCTTCATCTGGTGGCGCGTGGCCGCCGAGCGCCCCAAGGACGCCAAGTGGCTCGATCAGGCGGAGAAGGCGCGCCTGGAGGCCGCCCTGAAGGCCGAGCAGCAGGGCATGAAGCCGGTGAAGAACTATGCCGAAGCCTTCCGCTCGCCCAAGGTTATCCTGCTCTCGCTGCAATACTTCTGCTGGAGCATCGGCGTCTACGGCTTCGTCATCTGGCTGCCGTCGATCCTGCGCCAGGGCGCCCACCTGGACATCGTCCAGGCCGGCTGGCTGTCGGCGCTGCCCTACCTCGCCGCCGTGCTGGCCATGGTTGGCGTGTCCTGGGCATCTGATCGCCTGCAGAATCGCAAGCTGTTCGTCTGGCCGCCGCTGCTGATTGCCGCCCTGGCCTTCCTCGGTTCCTTCGCCCTGGGCGGCCAGCACTTCTGGTGGTCCTATGCGCTGCTGGTGGTCGCTGGTGCCTGCATGTACGCCCCCTATGGCCCCTTCTTCGCCATCGTCCCCGAGATTCTGCCCGGCAACGTCGCCGGTGGCGCCATGGCGCTGATCAACAGCATGGGCGCCCTGGGCTCCTTCGCCGGCTCCTATCTGGTGGGCTACCTCAACGGCGTGACCGGTGGACCCGGGGCCTCCTTCGGCTTCATGGGTGGCGCCCTGCTGGTCGCGGTGGTGCTGACCCTGCTGCTGCGCCAGGGGCCGGCGCCGGTCGCCGCATCTCTCAAAGCCGCTCCCAGTCACTGA
- a CDS encoding LacI family DNA-binding transcriptional regulator yields MNDVFLPGLRASRATIAEVAAAAGVSKASVSRYISGDRRLLSDSLAARIEQAVTALDFQPNQMARGLKRGRSRLIGMLVADMLNPYSTAVMHGVETACRQQGYSLLICNTDQDARQERQQLAALQSYSIEGLIVNTFGQHAADLRQLGSRLPLVLLDRELPGIEADLVGLDNYQAIATGVAHLQQQGYRDLLLVSEPLNGTSSRVQRLTAFEALLVEHPSCQGAHCTDANDPQALQAALAGFLASPGPGPKAVLTANGVATLATTLALQALGEPLFERIGLLALDDLDWFPLVGGGISALAQPTHALGVAAFERLQQRIEGDRSAPTQQTFSAELRIRQSTRARNCS; encoded by the coding sequence ATGAACGATGTCTTTCTTCCCGGCCTGCGCGCTTCCCGCGCGACCATCGCCGAAGTGGCCGCCGCCGCCGGCGTGTCCAAGGCCAGCGTATCCCGCTATATCAGCGGTGATCGCCGCCTGCTGTCCGACTCCCTCGCCGCCCGTATCGAGCAAGCGGTGACCGCCCTAGACTTCCAGCCCAACCAGATGGCCCGTGGCTTAAAGCGCGGTCGTAGCCGGCTGATCGGCATGCTGGTGGCCGATATGCTCAACCCCTACTCCACCGCGGTGATGCACGGCGTGGAAACGGCGTGCCGCCAGCAGGGCTATTCGCTGTTGATCTGCAACACCGACCAGGACGCCCGCCAGGAACGCCAGCAACTGGCCGCGCTGCAGTCCTACAGCATCGAAGGCCTGATCGTGAACACCTTCGGCCAGCACGCCGCCGATCTGCGCCAACTGGGCAGCCGGCTACCCCTGGTCTTGCTGGATCGTGAGTTGCCAGGGATCGAGGCCGATCTGGTCGGGCTGGACAACTACCAGGCTATCGCCACAGGGGTCGCGCATCTGCAGCAGCAGGGCTATCGCGATCTGCTGCTGGTGAGCGAACCCCTCAACGGCACCAGCTCCCGCGTCCAGCGCCTGACCGCGTTCGAAGCCCTGCTGGTCGAGCACCCCAGCTGCCAGGGCGCCCATTGCACGGATGCCAACGATCCCCAGGCGCTCCAGGCCGCGCTCGCCGGCTTCCTGGCCAGCCCCGGGCCTGGCCCCAAGGCCGTGCTCACCGCCAATGGCGTGGCGACCCTGGCGACGACCCTGGCACTGCAAGCCCTGGGCGAACCCCTGTTCGAGCGGATCGGCTTGCTGGCGCTGGACGACCTGGACTGGTTCCCCCTGGTCGGCGGTGGCATCAGCGCCCTGGCCCAGCCCACCCACGCCCTGGGCGTCGCCGCCTTCGAACGGCTGCAACAGCGTATCGAGGGCGACCGTAGTGCGCCGACCCAACAGACCTTCAGCGCGGAGTTGCGTATCCGTCAGTCGACTCGCGCCCGGAACTGCTCGTAA
- the recA gene encoding recombinase RecA gives MDDNKKRALAAALGQIEKQFGKGTVMRMGDHERQAIPAISTGSLGLDIALGIGGLPKGRIVEIYGPESSGKTTLTLSVIAQAQKQGATCAFVDAEHALDPDYAGKLGVNVDDLLVSQPDTGEQALEITDMLVRSNAVDVIIVDSVAALVPKAEIEGEMGDMHVGLQARLMSQALRKITGNIKNANCLVIFINQIRMKIGVMFGNPETTTGGNALKFYSSVRLDIRRIGAVKEGDEVIGSETRVKVVKNKVAPPFRQAEFQILYGKGIYLNGEIIDLGVQLGLIEKSGAWYSYQGSKIGQGKGNAAKFLEDNSEVKAAVDKAIREKLLSQPTNQKAEVAVEEDADVDF, from the coding sequence ATGGACGACAACAAAAAGCGCGCCCTGGCCGCGGCCTTGGGACAGATCGAAAAGCAATTCGGCAAGGGCACCGTGATGCGCATGGGCGATCACGAGCGCCAGGCCATTCCAGCGATCTCCACCGGCTCCCTGGGGCTGGACATCGCGCTCGGCATCGGCGGCCTGCCCAAGGGCCGGATCGTCGAGATCTACGGTCCCGAATCCTCGGGTAAGACCACCCTGACCCTGTCGGTCATCGCCCAGGCCCAGAAGCAGGGCGCTACCTGCGCCTTCGTCGACGCCGAACACGCCCTGGACCCGGACTACGCCGGCAAGCTGGGCGTCAATGTCGACGATCTGCTGGTGTCCCAGCCGGACACCGGTGAACAGGCCCTGGAAATCACCGACATGCTGGTGCGCTCCAACGCGGTCGACGTCATCATCGTCGACTCCGTGGCAGCCCTGGTGCCCAAGGCGGAGATCGAAGGCGAGATGGGTGACATGCACGTGGGTCTGCAGGCGCGCCTGATGTCCCAGGCGCTGCGCAAGATCACCGGCAACATCAAGAACGCCAACTGCCTGGTGATCTTCATCAACCAGATCCGCATGAAGATCGGCGTGATGTTCGGCAACCCCGAGACCACCACCGGCGGTAACGCCCTGAAGTTCTACTCCTCGGTCCGTCTGGACATCCGCCGCATCGGCGCGGTGAAGGAAGGCGACGAGGTGATCGGTAGCGAAACCCGCGTCAAGGTGGTCAAGAACAAGGTGGCGCCGCCGTTCCGCCAGGCCGAGTTCCAGATTCTCTACGGCAAGGGTATCTACCTGAACGGCGAGATCATCGACCTGGGCGTACAGCTGGGCCTGATCGAGAAGTCCGGCGCCTGGTACAGCTACCAGGGCAGCAAGATCGGCCAGGGCAAGGGTAATGCCGCCAAGTTCCTGGAGGACAATTCCGAGGTCAAGGCTGCCGTGGACAAGGCTATCCGCGAGAAGCTGTTGAGCCAGCCGACCAATCAGAAAGCCGAAGTGGCTGTTGAAGAAGACGCCGACGTCGACTTCTGA
- a CDS encoding DMT family transporter — translation MPSAALRADLLMLLTALIWGSAFVAQTGGMEHIGPFLYTGLRFALGALTLVPLLLFLRRGGRQQPFTRDTLKGGLLMGLVLTLGINLQQVGLLFTSVTNSGFITGLYVIVVPLLGLLLGQRSYVGTWVGACLAVVGMALLSIGDNFQVAAGDLLQMAGALAWGVHVLLVGHYSSRHDATVLSILQFLVCTFLSLLLALVFEPIQPAQIGLALPELLYGGVIAAGIGYTLQVFAQRGAIASHAAVIFSLEAVFAAFFGSWLLGESLSGRGYLGCALMFAGMLAAQLWPRQQPVEAKPVN, via the coding sequence ATGCCCAGCGCCGCCCTCCGTGCCGACTTGCTCATGCTGCTCACCGCCCTGATCTGGGGCAGCGCCTTCGTCGCCCAGACCGGCGGCATGGAGCATATTGGCCCCTTCCTCTACACCGGCCTGAGATTCGCCCTGGGTGCCTTAACCCTGGTGCCGCTGCTGCTGTTCCTGCGCCGGGGCGGACGGCAGCAACCCTTCACCCGGGATACCCTCAAGGGTGGCCTGTTGATGGGCCTGGTGCTGACCCTGGGTATCAATCTGCAACAGGTCGGCCTGCTGTTCACCAGCGTGACCAACTCCGGCTTCATCACGGGACTGTACGTCATCGTGGTACCGCTGTTGGGGCTGCTGCTCGGTCAGCGCAGCTATGTCGGCACCTGGGTCGGCGCCTGCCTCGCGGTGGTCGGCATGGCACTGCTCAGCATCGGCGACAACTTCCAGGTCGCCGCGGGCGATCTGCTGCAAATGGCAGGCGCCCTGGCCTGGGGCGTGCACGTGCTCTTGGTGGGGCACTACTCCAGCCGCCACGACGCCACGGTGCTGTCCATCCTGCAATTTCTGGTCTGTACCTTTCTGAGTCTGCTGCTGGCGCTGGTCTTCGAGCCCATCCAACCGGCTCAGATCGGTCTGGCCCTGCCTGAGCTGCTCTATGGCGGAGTGATCGCCGCCGGCATCGGCTACACCCTACAGGTCTTCGCCCAGCGTGGCGCCATCGCCTCGCACGCGGCGGTCATCTTTTCCCTGGAAGCGGTATTCGCCGCCTTCTTCGGGTCCTGGCTGCTGGGCGAGTCGCTCAGCGGTCGCGGCTATCTGGGTTGCGCCCTGATGTTCGCCGGCATGCTGGCCGCCCAGCTCTGGCCGCGGCAGCAGCCGGTGGAAGCCAAGCCGGTCAATTAG
- a CDS encoding tRNA-uridine aminocarboxypropyltransferase has product MISIPDIPLHAVARLRQERLARSIKPFIARGSRMARCPQCRLAPSHCLCDLRPLRQTHAGMCLLMHDVEPLKPSNTGWLIADVVADTHAFGWSRTSVDPALPALLQQPEWQPLLVFPGEYAAPERVVESLPLAPGKRPLFVLLDATWTEARKMFRKSPYLDGLPVLSFQPNALSRYRLRRSTRGEHLCTAEVAALCLELAGEAPAGRLLEAYLDVFSERYLDAKHHLPLAADSPASQQLKTLRACS; this is encoded by the coding sequence ATGATCTCTATCCCCGATATCCCCTTGCATGCCGTGGCTCGTCTGCGCCAGGAGCGCCTGGCGCGTAGCATCAAGCCTTTCATCGCGCGCGGTTCACGCATGGCGCGTTGTCCGCAGTGCCGGCTGGCGCCCAGTCATTGCCTCTGCGACCTGCGTCCACTACGCCAGACCCACGCCGGGATGTGCCTGCTGATGCACGACGTGGAGCCGCTCAAGCCGAGCAACACCGGCTGGCTGATCGCCGACGTGGTGGCCGACACCCATGCCTTCGGCTGGAGTCGGACCTCCGTCGATCCGGCGCTGCCAGCCTTGTTGCAGCAACCCGAGTGGCAGCCGCTACTGGTGTTTCCCGGCGAATACGCTGCGCCCGAACGGGTGGTGGAGAGTCTGCCCCTGGCGCCCGGCAAGCGCCCGCTGTTCGTGCTGCTGGATGCCACCTGGACCGAGGCGCGCAAGATGTTTCGCAAGAGTCCCTATCTGGACGGCCTGCCGGTGCTGAGTTTCCAGCCCAATGCCCTGTCCCGCTATCGGTTGCGGCGTTCCACCCGGGGCGAGCATCTCTGCACCGCCGAGGTGGCGGCCCTGTGCCTGGAACTGGCCGGAGAGGCGCCCGCCGGGCGACTGCTGGAAGCCTATCTGGACGTCTTCAGCGAGCGCTATCTGGATGCCAAGCACCATCTGCCGCTGGCGGCGGACAGTCCCGCCAGCCAGCAACTGAAGACCCTAAGAGCCTGTTCATAA